ATCCGGAATATCAGTCAGTTTTGCCTCACCAGCACAGACTGCCTCTGCAAAGGAAGCAATATCTGCAAAGTCTGAATTCTCCTTCACATACTCATCCGTAAGCTTACCATCTGCTGAAAGGCGGCCACGGGTTGTGAGAAGTGTCGCAAGAACACCGGCATCTGCCTGACCATATGCAACATAGTCCTTTACCTTCCTGATCATACCCATGTATGCCGGGGTTTCAGGCAAAATGACACAGTGGTTGACATGATGCAGACGAAGCATCTTAAGAGTGTCCTTAATTTCCTTTCGGGCGTTTACAACACCGCGAACCTGCACAACGAAATACATTATCTTGAACCTCCGCCGGTTCTGACAAGATTTGCCTGCTTGAGCGCATCAAATGTCGCC
The sequence above is a segment of the Methanoplanus limicola DSM 2279 genome. Coding sequences within it:
- a CDS encoding 50S ribosomal protein L30 gives rise to the protein MYFVVQVRGVVNARKEIKDTLKMLRLHHVNHCVILPETPAYMGMIRKVKDYVAYGQADAGVLATLLTTRGRLSADGKLTDEYVKENSDFADIASFAEAVCAGEAKLTDIPDLKPVLRLHPPRKGYKSIKRTYQQGGALGNYGSEINGLLYRMR